A window of Psychromonas sp. CNPT3 contains these coding sequences:
- a CDS encoding malic enzyme-like NAD(P)-binding protein, which translates to MSNLRQQALDYHAYPRPGKISVEITKPAETAEDLSLAYSPGVAEPVREIAKDPENVYKYTGKGNLVAVITNGTAILGLGNLGPLASKPVMEGKSLLFKRFANIDSIDIEVKHRTPEEFINTVASIADTFGGINLEDIKAPECFEIEKQLKARCAVPVFHDDQHGTAIVTSAAMLNALEIQGKEIAQVKIVCLGAGAAAIACMGLLVKCGALRENIYMLDRKGVIHTSRDDINEYKKLFANNTDKRTLADVIEGADVFVGVSGPDLLLPEHVKMMAKNPIIFACSNPDPEIRPDLAHGVRDDLIMATGRSDYPNQVNNVLCFPFIFRGALDARATEINDAMKIAAVNAIRDLAKLPVSKAVLKASGETSLEFGKNYIIPKPMDPRLLKKVAGAVARAAVESGVAQVELADDYMA; encoded by the coding sequence ATGTCAAATTTACGTCAACAAGCGTTGGATTATCATGCATACCCTCGTCCTGGCAAAATCAGTGTGGAGATCACTAAACCCGCAGAAACAGCAGAAGATCTGTCGCTTGCATATAGCCCCGGTGTTGCTGAGCCTGTTCGTGAAATTGCCAAAGATCCTGAAAATGTTTATAAATACACAGGAAAAGGAAATTTGGTTGCAGTGATAACCAATGGGACTGCTATTTTAGGGCTCGGAAACTTAGGTCCTCTTGCATCTAAACCAGTAATGGAAGGTAAGTCTTTATTATTTAAGCGCTTTGCAAATATCGATAGTATTGATATTGAAGTTAAACACCGTACTCCTGAAGAGTTCATTAACACGGTCGCAAGCATTGCAGACACCTTTGGTGGTATCAATTTAGAAGACATTAAAGCACCCGAGTGTTTTGAAATTGAAAAACAATTAAAAGCGCGTTGTGCGGTTCCTGTTTTTCATGATGATCAGCACGGCACTGCAATAGTAACATCGGCCGCTATGCTCAATGCATTAGAAATTCAAGGCAAAGAGATTGCACAAGTAAAAATTGTCTGTCTTGGCGCAGGTGCTGCTGCCATTGCATGTATGGGATTATTAGTAAAATGTGGCGCATTACGTGAAAACATATATATGTTAGATCGCAAAGGTGTGATCCACACGAGCCGTGATGATATTAACGAATATAAGAAGCTTTTTGCTAACAATACCGATAAACGCACATTGGCAGACGTTATTGAAGGGGCTGATGTCTTTGTTGGTGTTTCAGGTCCAGATCTATTATTACCCGAACATGTAAAAATGATGGCTAAAAATCCAATCATATTTGCGTGTTCAAATCCTGATCCAGAAATTCGCCCTGATCTTGCTCATGGCGTGCGTGATGATTTGATAATGGCAACGGGGCGCAGTGATTATCCAAACCAAGTGAATAATGTTTTATGTTTTCCTTTTATTTTCCGTGGCGCGCTTGATGCTCGCGCAACAGAAATCAATGATGCAATGAAAATTGCAGCCGTAAATGCCATTCGTGACCTTGCAAAATTGCCGGTGTCGAAGGCGGTACTTAAAGCCAGTGGCGAAACGTCATTAGAGTTTGGCAAAAATTATATTATACCAAAACCAATGGATCCGCGTTTACTTAAAAAAGTAGCGGGAGCAGTTGCACGCGCAGCTGTTGAAAGTGGCGTTGCACAAGTTGAGCTTGCCGACGATTATATGGCTTAA
- the rpmE gene encoding 50S ribosomal protein L31, producing the protein MKNAIHPEYKEINATCSCGNVVTIGSTVCKDITLDICGECHPFYTGTQRVVDTGGRIDKFKKRFGSLASK; encoded by the coding sequence ATGAAAAATGCTATTCATCCAGAATACAAAGAAATTAATGCAACTTGTTCTTGTGGCAACGTTGTAACAATTGGTTCAACTGTTTGTAAAGATATTACATTAGATATTTGTGGCGAATGTCACCCATTCTATACAGGTACTCAACGTGTTGTTGATACTGGCGGTCGTATCGATAAATTCAAAAAACGTTTTGGATCACTTGCTTCTAAATAA
- a CDS encoding helix-turn-helix domain-containing protein, which yields MKNNLKEIISSTKNARHRIRLLAIYHFNSGKNRTQIAQYLQVSRHSVNGWVKKYLDQGLIALEEKKHPGRPNKLNDAQKQEMLDFIATLQQDDVKKSVQADKIRIFLQEKYSVLYQKSNIYKLLQ from the coding sequence ATGAAAAATAATTTAAAAGAAATCATTTCCAGTACGAAGAACGCCAGACATCGGATCCGTTTACTGGCTATTTACCATTTTAATAGCGGTAAAAATCGCACCCAAATAGCGCAATACTTACAAGTGAGCCGCCATAGTGTTAATGGTTGGGTTAAGAAATATTTAGACCAAGGCTTAATCGCATTAGAAGAAAAGAAGCACCCTGGCCGCCCAAACAAATTAAACGACGCACAAAAACAAGAAATGCTAGATTTCATTGCAACACTGCAACAAGACGATGTTAAGAAAAGCGTTCAAGCAGATAAAATAAGAATATTTTTACAAGAAAAATACTCGGTCCTTTACCAAAAAAGTAATATTTATAAATTACTACAATAA
- a CDS encoding NupC/NupG family nucleoside CNT transporter, giving the protein MQIVMGLVGILSLILIAVIFSSNRKAINLRTVIGAFAIQATIAAFVIMTDSGASFLGSISTGVQAVIDSANAGIGFLFGGLVSGKMFEVFGGGGFVFAFRVLPIIIFFASLMSVLYYIGVMQLVIKIFGGALQKALGTSRTESMSAAANVFVGQTEAPLVVKPFLRTMTRSELFAVMAGGLASVAGAVLAGYASLGVSLDYLIAASFMAAPGGLLMAKLIEPETETPRDSMAQLTDADIADDEEAAPVNVIDAAASGAAAGLQLAMNVGAMLIAFIALIALVNTLLGGIGGIFGAEELTLQLILGYVFAPIAFLIGVPWSEALQAGSLLGQKLVVNEFVAYIDFVSFKDTLSANTQVIITVALCGFANLSSMAILLGGLGVLAPSRRPEIARMGLKAVLAGTLSNFMSACLVGIFFAISVA; this is encoded by the coding sequence ATGCAAATTGTTATGGGCTTAGTCGGGATCCTATCCTTAATTTTAATTGCGGTGATATTTTCAAGTAACCGAAAAGCAATTAATTTAAGAACAGTGATCGGCGCTTTTGCAATTCAAGCAACTATTGCCGCGTTTGTTATTATGACAGATTCAGGTGCTAGTTTCTTAGGTAGCATTTCAACAGGCGTACAAGCGGTTATCGATAGTGCTAACGCAGGGATCGGTTTTCTCTTTGGTGGTTTAGTTTCTGGAAAAATGTTTGAAGTATTTGGTGGTGGCGGTTTCGTCTTCGCATTTAGAGTACTACCTATCATTATCTTCTTCGCATCATTAATGTCTGTTCTTTACTACATTGGTGTTATGCAACTTGTTATCAAAATCTTTGGTGGCGCATTACAAAAAGCATTGGGTACAAGTCGTACTGAATCTATGTCAGCTGCAGCTAACGTATTCGTTGGACAAACAGAAGCGCCGCTTGTTGTTAAACCTTTCTTACGTACCATGACACGTTCTGAATTATTTGCAGTAATGGCCGGTGGCCTTGCATCAGTTGCAGGCGCAGTACTTGCAGGTTACGCATCTTTAGGTGTTAGTTTAGATTACCTTATCGCAGCATCATTTATGGCAGCCCCTGGTGGTCTATTAATGGCTAAATTAATAGAGCCAGAAACAGAAACGCCACGTGACAGCATGGCGCAACTAACTGACGCAGATATTGCAGATGATGAAGAAGCAGCGCCAGTTAACGTTATTGATGCAGCAGCATCAGGTGCAGCAGCCGGTCTACAACTCGCAATGAACGTTGGCGCAATGTTAATTGCCTTTATCGCACTAATTGCATTGGTCAATACATTACTTGGCGGCATTGGCGGTATCTTCGGCGCAGAAGAACTGACACTACAACTTATCTTAGGTTACGTTTTTGCTCCAATCGCATTCTTAATTGGTGTGCCTTGGTCTGAAGCACTACAAGCAGGTAGCTTACTAGGTCAAAAACTAGTCGTGAATGAATTTGTAGCTTATATCGATTTCGTAAGCTTTAAAGATACTTTATCTGCAAACACTCAAGTTATCATCACCGTTGCTCTTTGTGGTTTTGCTAACTTATCATCAATGGCAATTCTTCTTGGTGGACTAGGTGTTCTTGCACCATCACGTCGTCCTGAAATTGCTCGCATGGGTCTTAAAGCAGTATTAGCAGGTACTTTATCTAACTTTATGAGTGCTTGTTTAGTGGGTATTTTCTTCGCAATCAGCGTAGCTTAA
- the deoC gene encoding deoxyribose-phosphate aldolase, with the protein MTDLKIASKQGIQFMDLTTLNEDDTDQKVIQLCHNAKTAAGNTAAVCIYPRFIPVARKALKEQGTPEIKIATVTNFPHGNDDLEIALAETRAAVAYGADEIDVVFPYRALMAGNSEIGKTMITACREICGSAVTLKVIIESGELKTDALIQQASEICINAGADFIKTSTGKVPVNATLEATKIMIEAIKASKKNVGFKAAGGVKDAQAAYDYMQLARSIMGDNWVDATHFRFGASSLLVGLLKELNLTDKTVEKGAY; encoded by the coding sequence ATGACTGATTTAAAAATTGCCTCTAAGCAAGGTATCCAATTTATGGATTTAACCACATTAAATGAAGATGATACGGATCAAAAAGTGATCCAACTTTGTCATAACGCGAAAACTGCAGCGGGTAATACTGCTGCCGTTTGTATTTATCCGCGTTTTATTCCCGTTGCTCGTAAAGCATTAAAAGAGCAAGGTACACCCGAAATTAAAATTGCAACTGTTACCAACTTCCCACACGGTAATGATGATTTAGAGATTGCACTTGCAGAAACACGCGCGGCCGTAGCATATGGCGCAGATGAAATCGATGTTGTATTTCCTTACCGCGCATTAATGGCAGGTAACAGCGAAATTGGTAAAACAATGATCACGGCATGTCGTGAAATATGTGGTAGCGCAGTCACCTTGAAAGTTATCATCGAATCTGGCGAATTAAAAACAGATGCATTGATCCAACAAGCGAGTGAAATTTGTATTAATGCTGGCGCTGACTTTATTAAGACATCAACGGGAAAAGTACCCGTGAATGCAACACTCGAAGCGACTAAAATCATGATCGAAGCGATTAAAGCCTCTAAGAAAAATGTTGGTTTTAAAGCGGCTGGCGGCGTAAAAGATGCACAAGCGGCTTACGATTACATGCAACTTGCACGCTCAATTATGGGTGACAACTGGGTAGATGCGACGCATTTCCGTTTTGGCGCATCAAGCTTACTGGTTGGCTTACTAAAAGAGCTAAATTTAACAGATAAAACAGTTGAGAAAGGAGCTTACTAA
- a CDS encoding phosphopentomutase, translating into MKRSVILLLDSFGVGATADADKFVGSLSDGSTFDDVGSNTLAHIAECCAKGEANKGRNGPLYIPNMNKLGLGQACFESSGEYPAGLDANVIPEAAFGYAKELSTAKDTSSGHWEITGVPVLFDWGYFTKKENSFPQSLLDELVKRADLPGYLGNCHSSGTIILDDLGEEHLKTGKPIFYTSADSVFQIACHEESFGLERLYKLCELARELVDEYNIGRVIARPFSGTKKGEFARTPNRHDYSVLPPSPTLLDKMKASGGHVISIGKISDIFATQGITQAIKANGIEALFDASLEALKTADDQTIIFTNFVNFDADFGHRRDISGYAAALEYFDKRLPEIIALLGKDDLLILTADHGCDPTWKGTDHTREHIPLIFVGDTVKAGSVGLRDTFADIGQTIAAHHQLPDLEYGTSIFK; encoded by the coding sequence ATGAAACGCAGTGTGATTTTATTACTTGATTCTTTTGGCGTTGGCGCAACCGCCGATGCTGATAAATTTGTCGGCTCTCTTAGCGACGGTAGCACTTTTGATGATGTTGGTTCAAATACACTGGCACATATCGCAGAATGTTGCGCTAAAGGTGAAGCAAACAAAGGCCGTAATGGCCCTCTATACATACCGAACATGAATAAATTGGGTCTTGGTCAAGCATGTTTTGAAAGCTCAGGCGAATATCCTGCGGGCCTTGATGCGAATGTTATTCCAGAGGCTGCTTTTGGTTATGCTAAAGAGCTATCAACTGCGAAAGATACGTCGAGTGGACATTGGGAAATAACGGGCGTACCCGTTTTATTTGATTGGGGCTATTTCACTAAAAAAGAAAATAGTTTTCCTCAATCTTTACTTGATGAATTAGTTAAACGTGCTGACTTACCCGGCTACTTAGGTAATTGTCATTCGTCTGGCACTATCATCTTAGACGACCTAGGTGAAGAGCATCTTAAAACAGGCAAACCTATTTTTTATACGTCTGCTGACAGTGTTTTCCAAATTGCGTGCCATGAAGAAAGCTTCGGTTTAGAGCGTCTTTACAAGTTATGTGAACTTGCCCGTGAATTGGTAGATGAATACAATATCGGCCGTGTTATCGCGCGTCCTTTTAGTGGCACTAAAAAAGGTGAATTTGCACGCACACCAAATCGTCATGATTACTCAGTATTACCTCCTAGCCCTACTTTGCTCGATAAAATGAAAGCAAGTGGCGGTCATGTTATCAGTATCGGTAAAATTTCTGATATTTTTGCAACCCAAGGTATTACGCAAGCTATCAAAGCAAACGGTATTGAAGCGTTATTTGATGCTAGTTTAGAAGCCCTTAAAACGGCTGACGATCAAACTATTATTTTCACTAACTTTGTGAATTTTGATGCAGACTTTGGTCATCGCCGTGATATTTCAGGCTATGCAGCTGCGCTTGAGTACTTTGATAAACGCTTACCTGAAATCATTGCACTTTTAGGCAAAGACGATCTTTTGATCTTGACCGCCGATCATGGATGCGATCCCACTTGGAAAGGCACCGATCATACGCGTGAACATATTCCTCTTATTTTTGTTGGTGATACAGTCAAAGCTGGATCTGTTGGCTTACGTGATACTTTTGCCGATATTGGTCAAACGATTGCTGCGCATCATCAGCTACCCGATTTAGAATATGGAACATCTATTTTTAAATAA
- the deoD gene encoding purine-nucleoside phosphorylase, whose amino-acid sequence MATPHINAVDGAFAETVLMPGDPLRAKYIAENFLDDAVEVTNVRNMLGFTGTYKGKRVSVMGSGMGIPSCSIYATELIREYGVKNIIRVGSCGAISLDVKVRDVIIGMGASTDSKANRIRFAGHDFAAIASYELLEKSVASAKALNIKVRVGNIFSADTFYTPEPAVFDTLEKYNILGVEMEAAGLYGVAAEEGANALCILTVSDHIRTGEKLSSDERQTSFNEMLIIALDAAIA is encoded by the coding sequence ATGGCAACACCTCATATTAATGCAGTCGATGGCGCTTTCGCAGAAACAGTTTTAATGCCTGGCGATCCTCTTCGCGCAAAATATATTGCAGAAAACTTTTTAGATGATGCAGTTGAAGTAACAAATGTACGTAACATGTTAGGTTTCACTGGAACTTACAAAGGCAAACGCGTATCAGTTATGGGTAGTGGCATGGGTATTCCATCTTGCTCTATTTATGCAACAGAATTAATCCGTGAATATGGCGTTAAAAATATTATTCGTGTGGGTAGCTGTGGCGCAATTAGTCTTGATGTAAAAGTACGTGACGTTATCATCGGTATGGGCGCATCAACTGACTCTAAAGCAAACCGCATTCGTTTTGCTGGACATGACTTTGCAGCTATCGCAAGTTATGAGTTACTTGAAAAATCTGTCGCTTCTGCAAAAGCACTCAATATTAAAGTACGTGTTGGTAATATCTTCTCTGCAGATACTTTTTATACGCCTGAGCCTGCTGTTTTTGACACACTAGAAAAATACAACATTCTAGGTGTGGAAATGGAAGCTGCTGGCCTATACGGCGTTGCAGCTGAAGAAGGTGCGAATGCACTTTGTATTTTAACTGTCTCTGATCATATTCGCACGGGTGAAAAACTAAGCTCAGATGAACGTCAAACTAGCTTTAATGAAATGTTGATCATTGCATTAGACGCTGCCATTGCTTAA
- a CDS encoding nucleoside-specific channel-forming Tsx family protein, with the protein MKKSIVALSVLALTSASAFAADYSDGDIHKNDYKWMQFNYMYSIDELPHGKDAENNAHDYLEMEFGGRSGVFDLYGYVDVFNLATKDDTDKDSDASKMFMKFAPRISLDALTGQDLSLGPIQEVYIATLFNWGGGSRNALGGSGDVNNSFWGLGSDVMVPWLGKIGLNVYGLYDLNKKDWNGYQVSTNWFKPFYFFENGSFISYQGYIDYQFGMKDEYSSVSEGGVMFNGIYWHSDQFAVGYGLKAYTNVYGIEDGKDWGGSAESTGLSHYVSVTYKF; encoded by the coding sequence ATGAAAAAGTCAATTGTAGCACTAAGTGTGCTTGCTCTAACCTCAGCTTCAGCTTTCGCTGCCGATTACAGTGATGGCGATATCCACAAAAATGATTACAAATGGATGCAGTTTAATTATATGTATTCTATTGATGAGCTGCCACACGGTAAAGATGCAGAAAATAATGCACATGATTATTTAGAAATGGAATTTGGTGGGCGTTCTGGGGTTTTTGATCTTTATGGTTATGTTGATGTGTTCAACTTAGCAACAAAAGACGATACTGATAAAGATTCAGACGCTTCAAAAATGTTCATGAAATTTGCACCACGTATCTCTCTTGATGCATTAACAGGTCAAGATTTATCATTAGGTCCGATTCAAGAAGTGTACATCGCGACCTTATTTAACTGGGGTGGTGGTTCACGTAACGCTCTAGGCGGTAGTGGTGATGTTAACAACAGTTTCTGGGGACTAGGCTCTGATGTAATGGTGCCTTGGCTTGGTAAAATCGGTCTTAATGTTTATGGTCTATACGATCTTAATAAAAAAGATTGGAATGGTTACCAAGTGTCTACCAACTGGTTTAAACCTTTTTACTTCTTTGAAAATGGCTCATTCATTTCATACCAAGGTTATATCGATTACCAATTTGGCATGAAAGATGAGTACTCAAGTGTAAGTGAAGGTGGCGTTATGTTTAATGGTATCTACTGGCACTCTGATCAATTTGCTGTCGGTTATGGCTTAAAAGCATACACCAACGTATACGGCATTGAAGACGGTAAAGATTGGGGCGGAAGCGCAGAATCTACTGGCCTAAGCCATTATGTTTCAGTAACTTACAAGTTCTAA
- the deoA gene encoding thymidine phosphorylase, giving the protein MLLPQEIIRSKRDGKTLSKQEIDYFIQGVTNNSVTESQIAAFAMAVYFQDMTMDERVLLVSAMRDSGMTIDWTNLHLDGPVVDKHSTGGVGDVTSLMLGPMIAACGGYVPMISGRGLGHTGGTLDKLDAIPGYQTTPESTDQFLKIVKEVGVAIIAQTGDLAPADKRIYATRDITATVESIPLITASILSKKLASGLESLVMDVKAGSGAFMPTFEKSEELAKSIVATANGAGCKTTALITNMNQVLASSAGNALEVREAVQFLTGEYVNPRLHEVTMALCSEMLQLSGLATDVDDAQKKLQAVLDNGKAAEVFGKMVSALGGPTDFVENYDTYLQKSAIIRPVYALQSGFVQSMDTRAIGMAVVSMGGGRMKSSDSIDYAVGFNQFISLGDEVTKDKPLAMIHVQNEAQFSDAERAIQHAIMCGDKKLPTETQVYSRIRLDDI; this is encoded by the coding sequence ATATTACTACCTCAAGAAATCATTCGCAGTAAACGTGATGGAAAAACCTTAAGCAAACAAGAAATAGACTATTTTATTCAAGGCGTCACCAATAACAGCGTCACAGAAAGTCAAATTGCAGCCTTTGCGATGGCCGTATATTTCCAAGATATGACCATGGACGAACGTGTTCTATTAGTCTCTGCGATGCGCGACTCGGGTATGACCATAGATTGGACAAATTTACATTTAGATGGACCGGTTGTTGATAAACATTCAACGGGCGGTGTGGGTGATGTTACCTCGTTAATGCTTGGTCCTATGATTGCAGCCTGTGGCGGTTATGTACCGATGATATCAGGTCGAGGTTTAGGTCATACAGGCGGCACTTTAGATAAGCTAGATGCTATCCCGGGTTATCAAACTACCCCTGAAAGTACCGACCAATTTCTTAAAATTGTAAAAGAAGTGGGTGTGGCTATTATTGCGCAAACCGGCGACTTAGCACCAGCAGACAAGCGTATTTATGCAACACGTGATATTACGGCAACGGTTGAGTCTATTCCCTTGATCACCGCATCTATTTTATCAAAAAAATTAGCATCTGGCCTTGAGTCACTGGTTATGGATGTAAAAGCGGGCAGTGGCGCATTTATGCCTACCTTTGAAAAATCAGAAGAATTAGCGAAAAGCATTGTGGCAACGGCCAATGGTGCGGGTTGTAAAACCACCGCATTAATTACCAATATGAATCAAGTACTCGCAAGCTCTGCAGGTAATGCGCTTGAAGTACGCGAAGCGGTACAATTTTTAACGGGTGAATACGTAAACCCTCGTTTACATGAAGTCACCATGGCGCTGTGCTCTGAAATGTTACAACTCAGTGGCCTTGCGACAGACGTTGACGATGCACAGAAAAAACTACAAGCGGTACTCGATAATGGTAAAGCGGCTGAAGTCTTTGGTAAAATGGTCAGCGCATTAGGCGGACCGACTGATTTTGTTGAAAATTACGATACTTACTTACAAAAATCAGCCATTATTCGCCCTGTTTATGCATTACAAAGTGGCTTTGTACAAAGCATGGATACCCGCGCTATCGGTATGGCGGTTGTGAGTATGGGCGGTGGTCGCATGAAGTCATCTGACAGTATTGATTATGCCGTTGGTTTTAACCAATTTATCTCGTTAGGTGATGAGGTTACAAAAGACAAACCATTAGCGATGATCCACGTACAAAATGAAGCACAGTTTAGTGATGCAGAGCGCGCAATACAACACGCTATAATGTGTGGTGATAAAAAACTACCGACAGAAACACAAGTCTATTCGCGCATCCGCTTAGACGATATATAA
- the cdd gene encoding cytidine deaminase: protein MNYFNELKTLLDCSSAPYSGFNVASIVVTVDGKVYKGVNVESAAYPTTNCAERNALQTAITEGTKLGEIKEVHILARNAQKTLVQAYPCGSCRQVIAELSANDAMVFCYASATEIAEHSIAELLPHAFLGADL, encoded by the coding sequence ATGAACTATTTTAACGAACTAAAAACACTGCTTGATTGCTCTTCTGCCCCTTATTCAGGATTTAATGTGGCATCTATTGTTGTCACGGTTGATGGAAAAGTCTACAAAGGCGTAAATGTTGAATCAGCAGCTTACCCTACAACCAATTGTGCTGAGCGTAATGCGCTACAAACTGCCATTACCGAAGGTACTAAATTAGGCGAAATAAAAGAAGTACATATCCTTGCGCGTAATGCACAAAAAACATTAGTACAAGCGTATCCTTGTGGCTCTTGTCGCCAAGTAATTGCTGAACTATCCGCTAATGATGCCATGGTATTTTGTTATGCTTCAGCAACAGAAATTGCAGAGCACAGCATTGCGGAACTACTCCCACATGCCTTTTTAGGTGCAGATTTGTAA
- the udp gene encoding uridine phosphorylase — protein MSDVFHLGLTKKMLDGANLAIVPGDPERVKKIAELMDNATFLASHREYTSYLAYIDGKAIVICSTGIGGPSTSIAIEELAQLGVRTFLRVGTTGAIQEHVNVGDIIVTQASVRLDGASLHFAPMEYPAVADFECTTAVVAACRDAGIEPHIGITASSDTFYPGQERYDTVSGRITRRFKGSMQEWQDLGVLNYEMESSTLFTMCASQGWRAACVAGVIVNRTQQEIPSVESMKKTEVDAISIVVAAAKKLSV, from the coding sequence ATGTCAGACGTATTTCATTTAGGTTTAACCAAAAAAATGTTAGATGGTGCAAATTTAGCGATCGTCCCAGGCGATCCTGAGCGCGTTAAAAAAATTGCAGAGTTAATGGATAATGCCACGTTCCTTGCAAGTCACCGCGAATATACCAGCTACCTTGCTTATATTGATGGTAAAGCCATTGTAATTTGCTCAACAGGTATCGGTGGTCCATCAACTTCTATCGCCATTGAAGAGTTAGCACAGCTCGGTGTGCGTACATTCTTACGTGTCGGCACTACTGGCGCTATCCAAGAACATGTGAATGTAGGTGATATCATTGTCACTCAAGCATCTGTTCGCCTTGATGGTGCAAGCTTACACTTTGCACCAATGGAATATCCAGCGGTTGCAGATTTTGAATGTACGACAGCGGTTGTTGCAGCTTGTCGTGATGCAGGCATTGAGCCTCATATTGGTATTACAGCATCATCTGACACGTTCTACCCTGGCCAAGAGCGCTACGATACCGTATCAGGTCGTATTACACGTCGTTTTAAAGGTTCAATGCAAGAATGGCAAGATCTTGGCGTACTGAACTATGAAATGGAGTCATCAACGCTATTTACTATGTGTGCATCACAAGGTTGGCGCGCAGCATGTGTTGCTGGTGTTATTGTTAACCGTACACAACAAGAGATCCCAAGTGTCGAAAGCATGAAAAAAACAGAAGTAGATGCGATTTCAATCGTTGTTGCGGCTGCAAAAAAACTCAGCGTTTAA
- a CDS encoding endonuclease: MFYKYKQFFCLCSVFFIFSCQPEIDFSPTTKNLLVNSGFENWPNNTLAYWSTTDKGLTFTQEHSIYRNGSSSAKISILSTEQRDSDFRQSIDVKRGESYKLSVWVYHTQGYSKARIFIDGYQNYSNNNLIHQWQELTFNYHATATKRINIGLRFYAQVGFKSGENVYVDDFTLIQTSHSYINNTSTENTQSVASAEVLDAYYKEAKYKTSFSLKTALYNIIKNHQVRTYSDVWSFISANSRDIYYDKDHSILDMYSENPSSSDSYYFDPEDKCGKSQVEAEGNCYNREHSFPKSWFGGEISPMYTDIHPLFATDGYVNSRRSRFPYGETNYPTWTSKNGSKLGQANASTNYNGIVFEPIDEFKGDFARAYFYMATRYENVISTWKGKDTIGSAVLDGSKNRVFQPWVITLLKRWHANDPVSLKERQRNKAAFDYQGNRNPYIDHPEYVTEIW, translated from the coding sequence ATGTTTTATAAATATAAACAGTTTTTTTGTCTCTGTAGTGTTTTTTTCATTTTTTCATGTCAACCAGAAATAGATTTCTCACCGACTACAAAAAACTTATTAGTTAATAGTGGATTTGAAAACTGGCCCAATAATACACTGGCATATTGGTCTACTACTGATAAAGGTCTTACGTTTACTCAAGAACACTCTATTTATAGGAATGGATCTTCTAGCGCCAAAATAAGTATTCTTTCGACCGAGCAAAGAGACAGTGATTTCCGTCAATCTATCGATGTAAAACGAGGAGAGTCATATAAATTATCCGTTTGGGTTTATCATACCCAAGGATATAGTAAAGCCCGAATATTTATCGATGGCTATCAAAACTATAGTAATAATAATTTAATACATCAATGGCAAGAGCTTACGTTTAATTACCATGCAACGGCAACGAAACGCATTAATATTGGTTTACGTTTTTATGCTCAAGTCGGTTTTAAAAGTGGCGAAAATGTCTATGTTGATGACTTTACTCTTATCCAAACCAGTCATTCCTATATAAACAATACTAGCACTGAAAATACACAGTCTGTTGCATCTGCTGAAGTTCTAGACGCTTATTATAAAGAGGCTAAATACAAAACAAGTTTTAGCTTAAAAACGGCGTTATATAACATCATTAAAAATCATCAGGTGCGCACCTATAGTGATGTATGGTCATTCATCTCAGCCAATAGTCGTGATATTTATTATGACAAAGATCATTCAATATTAGACATGTATTCCGAAAACCCTTCTAGCTCAGATAGCTATTATTTTGATCCCGAAGATAAATGTGGGAAGTCTCAAGTCGAAGCCGAAGGAAATTGTTACAATCGAGAGCATTCTTTCCCTAAATCTTGGTTTGGAGGAGAAATTTCCCCGATGTATACCGATATTCACCCTCTTTTCGCAACTGATGGCTATGTTAATAGCCGGCGATCACGCTTTCCTTATGGCGAAACTAACTACCCTACCTGGACATCTAAAAATGGTAGTAAATTAGGCCAAGCAAACGCATCTACAAATTATAATGGTATCGTTTTTGAGCCCATTGATGAGTTTAAAGGCGATTTTGCACGCGCCTACTTTTATATGGCAACACGCTATGAAAATGTGATCAGCACTTGGAAAGGTAAAGATACAATCGGAAGTGCCGTCTTAGATGGTAGTAAAAACAGAGTATTTCAGCCTTGGGTTATTACATTACTTAAACGCTGGCACGCAAACGATCCCGTAAGCTTAAAAGAGCGACAACGTAATAAAGCAGCCTTTGATTATCAAGGTAATCGCAATCCGTATATCGACCACCCTGAATATGTAACTGAAATTTGGTAG